One Halictus rubicundus isolate RS-2024b chromosome 10, iyHalRubi1_principal, whole genome shotgun sequence genomic window carries:
- the LOC143358218 gene encoding uncharacterized protein LOC143358218, with protein MAAEEEEAVPEAPWYAKFFEHWRNRNRVGPGRVELPDCDFFIVGPRRTLRVLRPTLKSGWYYENTNDRPESIADNFFTRWSRRPHSSGNCRCSFRQSRRLSTTEEQILSAELNRIRTSLCEADKNERAIEELEQRVSINLQRLKVPENQQPKADENDATAASIEKTIANDQQVDEQTIKNKIVKDLEKYINVLLEEILDDTVKYIAGAEDTLIKDASDLKKKKDSTSRSDENKEASDERKSASERYIGNEKSFNDISFSFHPDRIGKSQKESECKNEILSNGEGYVNRGFIGSSIDPDSLDFYLRRSADREVTLEQLDCIDSGINSVETIEFQPDQEPSLEQSLLKIIDEKLGRSLPLRNSWEDLCSTGGQDNDPQGQPTKRTDEEVIPRSGKQLSNDGGAERSEVTGKNDAESGEPQDPSVQTAEGIDISTDNLEGREPAVDLKELEEIVNEPSFENLRLEFKDNGNEPSLRHKKGNAMSKLWGKLCVNPTESNESVEKSNVNEKVPALQVKKEASIELEDCKKMWPDIEETSSAGYEQNPCDLVTFRRNRKPMIVFIHGFGSSAEIFEHQLRYFSALGYPCIAPDMLGHGMSSAPSRSRDYHFNKLLKDLDTVLCHYAFKPGQKCVLVAHNYGCSFAAALACKYDSNIHQLVLISGGGPTPLAAPSTESAGHCCLRAILAPFLMCGLHRDILYSARGRQHPYCGPEPPEQWASHMKYVLDGMVWPDGDYVFHRRICTPTLLIHGLRDNKVSLVQECQMERTMLKAFLEAIPSAGHTPMTDCPEQVNHMIHCFIDLWKNKKW; from the exons ATGGCTGCGGAGGAAGAAGAAGCGGTACCAGAGGCACCCTGGTATGCCAAATTCTTCGAGCACTGGAGAAATAGAAATCGAGTAGGTCCGGGCAGGGTAGAGCTTCCCGACTGCGACTTTTTCATCGTTGGACCACGTCGAACTTTGAGAGTCTTGAGGCCGACCTTGAAGAGCGGCTGGTACTACGAGAACACCAACGACAGACCTGAATCCATCGCAGATAATTTCTTCACTCGTTGGTCGAGGAGGCCGCACTCGTCTGGAAACTGTAGGTGTTCTTTTCGACAGTCTCGTCGCTTGAGCACAACCGAGGAGCAAATTCTATCCGCGGAGTTGAATAGAATTAGAACAAGTCTCTGCGAAGCTGACAAGAATGAGCGAGCGATCGAGGAGTTGGAACAGAGAGTGTCGATAAATTTGCAGAGGCTGAAAGTACCTGAAAATCAACAGCCAAAAGCAGATGAAAACGACGCGACCGCCGCGAGCATCGAAAAAACAATCGCGAACGATCAACAGGTGGATGaacaaacgattaaaaataagaTCGTGAAGGATTTAGAGAAGTATATTAACGTGCTCCTCGAAGAGATTCTCGATGATACAGTAAAATACATCGCCGGCGCTGAAGACACCCTGATCAAAGATGCATCGGatttgaaaaagaagaaggattCCACGTCGCGATCAGACGAAAATAAAGAGGCCTCCGATGAAAGGAAATCGGCGAGCGAAAGGTATATCGGTAACGAAAAATCGTTCAACGATATAAGCTTTTCCTTCCACCCAGACAGGATTGGCAAATCGCAGAAGGAATCTGAATGTAAGAACGAAATATTAAGTAACGGGGAGGGGTACGTTAATCGCGGGTTCATCGGTTCTTCGATCGATCCGGATTCCTTGGATTTCTATTTGCGTCGATCAGCCGACAGGGAAGTCACTCTAGAACAATTGGATTGCATCGATTCGGGGATAAACAGCGTCGAAACGATTGAGTTCCAACCGGATCAGGAGCCTAGTCTGGAACAATCTCTGCTGAAAATAATCGATGAGAAACTTGGCAGATCGTTGCCTCTGAGGAACAGTTGGGAGGACTTGTGCAGCACAGGTGGCCAGGACAACGATCCTCAGGGCCAGCCGACAAAGAGAACGGATGAGGAGGTGATTCCGAGAAGTGGCAAGCAGCTGAGCAACGATGGAGGCGCAGAGAGATCGGAGGTCACTGGGAAGAATGATGCGGAAAGCGGCGAGCCGCAGGATCCGAGCGTTCAAACCGCTGAGGGAATCGATATCTCGACGGATAATCTTGAGGGTAGAGAGCCAGCGGTGGATCTCAAGGAGCTAGAGGAAATTGTTAACGAGCCCAGTTTCGAGAATCTCCGGTTGGAATTCAAGGACAACGGCAACGAGCCGTCCTTGAGGCACAAGAAGGGTAACGCAATGTCGAAGCTTTGGGGAAAGTTGTGCGTGAATCCGACCGAGTCCAACGAGTCTGTGGAAAAGAGTAACGTGAATGAAAAAGTGCCGGCACTCCAGGTGAAGAAAGAGGCTTCCATCGAACTCGAAGATTGCAAAAAGATGTGGCCGGACATCGAGGAAACGTCCTCGGCCGGCTACGAACAGAATCCCTGCGATTTGGTCACCTTCAGGAGAAATCGGAAGCCGATGATCGTATTCATTCATGGATTTGGGTCGTCTGCCGAAATCTTCGAACATCAGCTTCGATATTTCTCCGCTCTGGGATATCCTTGCATCGCGCCGGATATGCTGGGACACGGCATGAGTTCGGCACCTAGTCGGTCCAGAGATTATCACTTCAACAAGCTCCTCAAGGATCTTGACACGGTCTTGTGTCACTACGCTTTCAAGCCCGGGCAGAAGTGCGTCCTGGTAGCGCACAATTACGG ATGCAGTTTCGCAGCTGCCTTGGCCTGTAAGTACGATAGTAATATACATCAGCTAGTCTTAATATCCGGAGGTGGACCAACTCCTTTAGCAGCACCGAGCACGGAAAGCGCCGGTCACTGTTGCCTCAGAGCGATCCTCGCTCCTTTCCTAATGTGCGGCCTTCACAGAGACATATTATATTCCGCGAGGGGCCGTCAACACCCTTACTGTGGCCCTGAGCCACCGGAACAATGGGCCTCGCACATGAAATACGTTTTGGACGGCATGGTTTGGCCGGATGGAGACTACGTTTTCCATAGAAGGATATGCACTCCGACGCTGCTTATACATGGCCTAAGGGACAATAAAGTGTCGCTCGTGCAGGAATGCCAAATGGAGAGG ACCATGTTAAAAGCTTTCTTGGAAGCAATACCATCAGCCGGCCATACACCTATGACTGACTGCCCGGAGCAAGTGAATCACATGATACACTGCTTTATAGATttatggaaaaataaaaaatggtaG
- the LOC143358229 gene encoding coiled-coil domain-containing protein 124: MPKKFVGENSKAVAARARKAAAKEAETTRKALEAEEKAWQDDDKQMLKKKQRQEEQEKKRQQQLEKKAEAKALLEKELANIKVGGKQPAAKITRAEIVVATEKRSQAAMKKKEEEKPIEENLNRLTIEGETAHGIDEALTILSTKESEIDRHPEKRVKAAYASFEERMMPIIKDQNPTLRLSQLKQLLKKEWMKSTENPLNQKLLLNR, translated from the exons ATGCCCAAAAAATTTGTCGGAGAAAATAGCAAAGCTGTCGCTGCTAGGGCAAGGAAGGCAGCTGCGAAAGAAGCTGAAACTACAAGAAAAGCTTTGGAAGCAGAGGAAAAGGCTTGGCAAGATGACGATAAACAAATGTTAAAGAAGAAACAAAGACAG GAGGAACAAGAAAAAAAACGTCAGCAACAATTAGAAAAGAAGGCAGAGGCGAAGGCTTTGCTCGAGAAAGAATTGGCAAATATAAAAGTAGGTGGCAAGCAACCTGCTGCAAAAATTACCAGAGCTGAAATTGTGGTTGCAACGGAGAAACGAAGTCAAGCAGCAATGaaaaagaaggaggaagaaaaACCGATTGAagaaaatttgaatagattAACAATTGAAGGAGAAACTGCGCATGGTATAGATGAAGCCTTGACTATTTTAAG TACGAAGGAATCCGAAATCGATCGCCATCCAGAGAAACGCGTGAAAGCCGCGTATGCCAGTTTTGAGGAAAGAATGATGCCTATTATCAAAGATCAAAATCCGACGTTAAGGTTAAGTCAATTAAAACAATTACTGAAGAAAGAATGGATGAAATCCACAGAAAATCCACTTAATCAAAAATTGCTGTTGAACCGCTGA
- the LOC143358233 gene encoding UPF0235 protein C15orf40 homolog isoform X2, producing MTWYSGNTCLHKRILQHLTSIREMSKQASKKSGKSQKATANEEPKGPVSLDKDGNVTIKIQAKPGAKHNNITDISDDVVGVAISAPPVEGEANTELVKYLASVLGMRKSDVSLDRGSRSRQKVVVVSGGTTVAKVLEKLKEEMGT from the exons ATGACGTGGTACTCTGGAAATACGTGTTTGCATAAAAGAATTTTACAGCATTTAACAAGTATTCGTGAAATGTCGAAGCAGGCCTCGAAGAAAAGTGGCAAATCTCAAAAAGCAACAGCTAACGAG GAACCTAAAGGACCTGTGAGCCTAGATAAAGATGGAAATgttactataaaaattcaaGCAAAGCCTGGAgctaaacataataatataacgG ACATTTCTGACGATGTTGTGGGTGTCGCCATATCTGCACCTCCTGTCGAAGGCGAGGCAAACACAGAACTTGTAAAATACTTAGCGTCCGTATTAGGAATGCGAAAATCGGACGTGTCCTTGGATAGA ggATCCCGAAGTCGACAAAAAGTTGTTGTGGTATCCGGTGGTACTACAGTGGCGAAAGTTTTGGAAAAGTTGAAAGAAGAAATGGGAACTTGA
- the LOC143358233 gene encoding UPF0235 protein C15orf40 homolog isoform X1, with the protein MTWYSGNTCLHKRILQHLTSIREMSKQASKKSGKSQKATANEEPKGPVSLDKDGNVTIKIQAKPGAKHNNITDISDDVVGVAISAPPVEGEANTELVKYLASVLGMRKSDVSLDRVSLIEGSRSRQKVVVVSGGTTVAKVLEKLKEEMGT; encoded by the exons ATGACGTGGTACTCTGGAAATACGTGTTTGCATAAAAGAATTTTACAGCATTTAACAAGTATTCGTGAAATGTCGAAGCAGGCCTCGAAGAAAAGTGGCAAATCTCAAAAAGCAACAGCTAACGAG GAACCTAAAGGACCTGTGAGCCTAGATAAAGATGGAAATgttactataaaaattcaaGCAAAGCCTGGAgctaaacataataatataacgG ACATTTCTGACGATGTTGTGGGTGTCGCCATATCTGCACCTCCTGTCGAAGGCGAGGCAAACACAGAACTTGTAAAATACTTAGCGTCCGTATTAGGAATGCGAAAATCGGACGTGTCCTTGGATAGAGTTAGCTTAattgaa ggATCCCGAAGTCGACAAAAAGTTGTTGTGGTATCCGGTGGTACTACAGTGGCGAAAGTTTTGGAAAAGTTGAAAGAAGAAATGGGAACTTGA